A single region of the Silene latifolia isolate original U9 population chromosome 8, ASM4854445v1, whole genome shotgun sequence genome encodes:
- the LOC141594050 gene encoding F-box protein DOR-like has translation MSDPSFEDIPEEIQIEILSRLPPESLSRCKFVSKHWKDTLTIKAFLLNQSLSYNIHSKRSVMALAQSVPGKFNSILLFELTDNTHNTTPLTVPKATPMSVVISWENGRKTSFEEVIIGYQPDSTRRLAAWHEHMSNICNDLVCIFNESTKRVGLVNVKTQDSIRLPAIKVGCVDSFLRFWYALGFDPVNKVFKVLSINDLSKGCGTKAAILTVGSKYWKPIEYECLPCSVTENSRSSNNSFCLDGVIYWVNETEIGLYGTMLTVVAFDLNCETFRDYELVDKDDGPFGYYYLTSLKGCPTLFIWDWESDEIQQWTLFNHKNPNVAWNKTSFIAHDFPKIFNYGCRWTCVAGSSILVHQVTPQDFVEPSEPLFWYWNWYMLYDLEKFAVE, from the coding sequence ATGAGCGATCCATCATTTGAAGACATTCCTGAAGAAATTCAGATTGAAATCTTGTCAAGGCTGCCACCCGAGTCATTGTCAAGATGCAAGTTTGTATCGAAACATTGGAAAGATACATTAACCATTAAAGCATTCTTACTTAATCAATCTCTTTCATATAATATACATTCTAAACGTTCCGTTATGGCACTGGCACAATCGGTGCCTGGAAAATTTAACTCGATTCTCTTATTTGAGCTGACCGATAACACCCACAACACGACGCCTTTGACTGTACCAAAGGCAACACCAATGAGTGTAGTTATCAGTTGGGAAAATGGGAGAAAGACGAGTTTTGAGGAGGTAATAATAGGGTATCAGCCGGATTCCACTCGTCGTCTCGCTGCATGGCATGAGCACATGTCCAATATATGCAATGACCTTGTTTGTATTTTTAATGAGTCTACAAAGAGGGTTGGTCTTGTAAACGTGAAAACTCAGGATTCTATCCGTCTTCCTGCAATAAAGGTGGGATGTGTGGATTCATTCCTCAGATTTTGGTATGCATTAGGGTTTGATCCTGTAAATAAGGTATTCAAGGTTCTGAGTATTAATGATCTAAGCAAAGGGTGTGGTACCAAGGCCGCGATATTGACTGTTGGATCAAAATATTGGAAACCAATTGAGTATGAATGTTTACCTTGTTCAGTGACCGAGAACTCACGGAGTAGCAACAATAGCTTTTGTCTTGATGGAGTGATTTATTGGGTCAACGAAACTGAAATTGGTCTTTATGGTACTATGTTAACCGTTGTTGCTTTTGATCTGAATTGCGAGACCTTCAGAGATTACGAGCTGGTTGACAAAGATGATGGGCCATTCGGGTACTACTATTTGACATCCTTAAAAGGGTGCCCAACTCTGTTCATTTGGGATTGGGAAAGTGATGAGATACAACAATGGACATTGTTTAACCATAAAAATCCGAATGTGGCTTGGAATAAGACGAGTTTTATTGCCCATGATTTTCCTAAAATCTTCAATTACGGCTGTCGTTGGACTTGTGTTGCAGGAAGTAGCATCCTGGTACATCAGGTAACGCCTCAAGATTTCGTAGAGCCCTCAGAGCCTTTATTTTGGTATTGGAattggtatatgttgtatgatctGGAGAAGTTCGCCGTAGAGTAA
- the LOC141594561 gene encoding putative F-box protein At3g52320: protein MVTSIVDSSMELNTGAASDSDDIPEEIKIEILTRLPSKSLSRLKRVSKHWNDTLTIQAFLVRHSRSYDKHPKLAFVARSSIWGQDYVISFELNDDNTPKTTTFPVATAKTTDSLIRGKTLSSTDFPMSNYLYMSNICNDLICLFNPNSTFIGLLNIRTRDFIKLPAITKKYVRSFKYWYALGFDPGHKVFKVLGMTYGRITSKECTNAVILTIGSNYWNPIDYKCFPSSLTKSLAWRSTTNSRCLDGVIYWVHKNTIDDVIVLAVFAYDLNCEAFRDYELVKTPMRDRTFRYYLTSLKERPTLFIWKIKNRDTEEVEQWTLINHKNPNAAWKMRNFTNHNFPIPVPYGSSSDDTPVAGGGILLLQYWKSINSECSEYLSYDLENFAIE from the coding sequence ATGGTTACTAGCATAGTTGATAGTTCCATGGAGTTGAATACGGGTGCTGCATCAGATTCGGACGATATTCCTGaagaaattaaaattgaaatcTTGACGAGGCTGCCATCCAAGTCATTGTCGAGACTCAAGCGTGTTTCGAAACACTGGAATGATACATTAACCATACAAGCATTCTTGGTTAGACACTCTCGTTCATATGATAAACACCCAAAACTTGCTTTTGTGGCACGCTCGAGCATTTGGGGTCAAGACTATGTTATCTCATTCGAGCTTAACGATGACAACACCCCCAAAACGACGACTTTTCCTGTGGCAACGGCAAAAACAACCGACTCTTTGATCAGAGGGAAGACTTTATCTTCCACTGATTTTCCTATGAGTAATTATTTATACATGTCCAATATATGCAACGACCTAATTTGTCTCTTTAATCCAAATTCAACTTTTATCGGTCTTTTAAACATAAGAACCCGGGATTTTATCAAGCTTCCTGCAATAACTAAGAAGTATGTGAGATCTTTCAAATATTGGTATGCATTAGGGTTTGATCCTGGACACAAGGTATTCAAAGTTCTGGGTATGACTTATGGACGCATCACAAGCAAAGAGTGTACCAATGCCGTGATTTTGACTATTGGATCGAACTATTGGAACCCAATAGACTACAAATGTTTTCCTAGTTCACTGACCAAGAGCTTGGCTTGGCGGAGTACCACCAATAGCCGTTGTCTTGATGGAGTGATTTATTGGGTCCATAAAAATACAATCGATGATGTTATTGTGCTGGCCGTTTTTGCTTATGATCTGAACTGCGAGGCGTTCAGAGATTACGAGCTTGTCAAAACACCCATGCGAGACAGGACATTCAGATATTATTTGACATCTTTGAAAGAGCGTCCAACTCTGTTTATTTGGAAGATTAAAAATAGGGACACCGAAGAGGTAGAACAATGGACATTAATTAACCATAAAAATCCGAATGCAGCTTGGAAAATGAGGAATTTTACTAATCATAATTTTCCCATACCGGTACCTTATGGCTCTTCCTCTGATGATACACCTGTTGCAGGTGGTGGCATCCTCCTGTTACAATATTGGAAATCGATTAATTCCGAGTGTTCTGAGTATTTATCGTATGATCTCGAGAATTTTGCCATAGAGTAA
- the LOC141594562 gene encoding uncharacterized protein LOC141594562: MTKHYDPDLKEVRSLNSTQYTGKDYMQKVRTVTMRKLHEEACRRIATEQLIIIPLEEDILGVEREALMSWDMLAIWAGLDQIDVQHLFVWMKIFKLRMIPEKKIPVDQYGFLCPYVLSLFIPEFSFEDRVDYIAQQLATTKKLIFAAYNEKGTHWVLAAIMSTKKKVFWLDSIHNPPSETFKRLINKAFEKRRANEQDQPTKDSDDGPDFITITGVRAQIQYIKCKNLCLILIQYLKFKILM; the protein is encoded by the exons ATGACGAAGCATTATGATCCcgacctgaaagaagttaggagtttaaactccacacaatatactgggaaggattacatgcaaaaagtaagaacggtgacgatgaggaaactgcatgaggaggcttgccGTCGCATAGcaaccgagcaattgataattattccgctcgaggaggatattctaggggttgagcgcgaagcacttatgtcatgggatatgctagccatttgggctggcctagaccagattgatgtccaacacctatttgtttggatgaa gatatttaAATTGAGaatgatccccgagaagaagattccagttgatcaatacggattcctgtgcccctatgttttatctttatttattccggaattctcgttcgaagatcgggtagattatattgctcagcaattggcgacaactaAGAAGCTAATTTTtgccgcttataatgaaaaagg gactcattgggtgctagcagccatcatgtcgacaaagaagaaagttttttggttggactctatacataatccaccaagcgagacttttaagcgcttgattaataa agcctttgagaagagaagagctaacgagcaggatcaacccacgaaagattctgatgatggccctgattttattacgataacaggggtacgtgctcaaatacaatacattaagtgcaaaaatctgtgtttaatactaatacaatacctaaagttcaagattctcatgtga